In Prunus dulcis chromosome 2, ALMONDv2, whole genome shotgun sequence, a single genomic region encodes these proteins:
- the LOC117617629 gene encoding 3-ketoacyl-CoA synthase 19-like: MQLTYNTSQFYLSPSLTPTNKESCRAMEIFMTMSLLTLFFGFFCLCKLLLQRRDQSCYMLAYECYKAKEDMKLNCDSSAKIVMRNKNLGLEELRFLLKTIVSSGIGEETSCPRNIIEGRNPTRADELCEMDGIIFDTLDKLFARPSSISPSQIDILVVNVSMFSPAPSLTSRIINRYKMREDIKTFNLSGMGCSASLIAIDVVQNLFKSYKNANAIVVSTESIAPNWYCGKEKSMMLTNCLFRSGGCSMLFTNNKGLKHQAMLKLRHLVRTHIGSSDEAYDCCIQAEDESGYQGFRLTKHLTKAAALAFTMNLQVLVPKVLPLREILRYLAVSRLKSAKSQKPKADEGVGLNLKTGIEHFCIHPGGRAIIDGIGKSLGLSDYDVEPSRMALHRFGNTSAAGFWYALGYMEAKQRLKKGNRILMSGFGAGFKCNNIVWEVLKDLGDANVWKDCIESYPPKTLVNPFMEKYGWLNDEYLSFLRLDFSQLFAELQLFC, encoded by the coding sequence ATGCAACTCACATATAACACTTCACAATTCTatctctctccatctctcacACCCACAAACAAAGAGAGCTGTAGGGCCATGGAGATCTTCATGACAATGTCTCTTCTCACTcttttctttggtttcttCTGCCTCTGCAAGTTACTTCTCCAAAGGAGAGACCAGAGCTGCTATATGCTGGCTTATGAGTGCTACAAGGCCAAAGAGGACATGAAGCTCAACTGTGATTCCAGCGCAAAAATCGTCATGCGGAACAAGAATTTGGGATTGGAAGAACTCAGGTTTCTCTTGAAAACTATTGTCAGTTCTGGCATTGGTGAAGAAACATCTTGCCCACGAAACATCATTGAAGGCCGAAATCCAACCCGGGCAGATGAGCTTTGTGAGATGGATGGTATCATATTTGACACACTTGACAAGCTTTTTGCCAGGCCTAGTTCAATTTCTCCGTCACAAATTGACATTCTGGTTGTCAATGTGTCAATGTTCTCCCCTGCACCCTCTCTAACATCTCGTATAATAAATCGTTACAAGATGAGGGAGGACATCAAGACCTTCAACCTCTCAGGAATGGGATGCAGTGCAAGTCTCATTGCTATTGATGTTGTACAAAACTTGTTCAAGTCATACAAAAACGCAAATGCAATTGTTGTAAGCACAGAATCCATAGCTCCTAACTGGTACTGTGGCAAAGAAAAGTCCATGATGCTCACCAACTGTCTGTTCCGCTCGGGAGGGTGTTCGATGCTGTTCACAAACAACAAAGGCCtaaagcaccaagccatgtTGAAGTTAAGGCATTTGGTACGAACCCACATTGGCTCAAGTGATGAAGCGTATGATTGCTGCATACAGGCAGAAGATGAGAGTGGATATCAAGGTTTTCGCCTTACCAAACACCTCACAAAAGCAGCAGCTCTGGCTTTTACAATGAACCTCCAAGTTCTAGTACCAAAAGTGCTTCCACTGAGAGAAATACTTAGGTACCTGGCGGTATCTAGGCTTAAAAGTGCCAAAAGCCAAAAGCCAAAAGCAGATGAGGGAGTTGGGTTGAATCTTAAGACCGGGATTGAGCACTTCTGCATTCACCCTGGTGGAAGAGCAATCATAGATGGGATTGGTAAGAGCTTGGGGCTAAGTGATTATGATGTTGAGCCATCTAGAATGGCACTTCACAGGTTTGGCAACACATCAGCAGCTGGCTTTTGGTATGCTTTGGGATATATGGAGGCCAAGCAGAGGCTTAAGAAGGGCAACAGAATTCTGATGAGTGGATTTGGAGCAGGTTTTAAGTGCAACAATATTGTGTGGGAAGTGCTCAAGGACTTGGGTGATGCCAATGTTTGGAAAGATTGCATAGAGAGTTACCCTCCTAAAACCTTAGTCAATCCATTCATGGAGAAGTATGGTTGGCTCAATGATGAATATCTAAGCTTTCTTAGGCTTGATTTTTCCCAATTATTTGCTGAACTTCAGCTGTTTTGTTAA